One genomic segment of Manis pentadactyla isolate mManPen7 chromosome 1, mManPen7.hap1, whole genome shotgun sequence includes these proteins:
- the LOC118908390 gene encoding collagen alpha-1(I) chain-like, which translates to MGYFMCVVSSLRHPALPAFRRRGPAPRAGLPARSGSTRKGLLSQPGRSPRLGAGRRAAEAPNGPRALSGRGVAEGAGPTPIDPPRPSARPRNTLIGQSGARGVGGGGAPPRRLPLRGDEEAAAPLRPACSALAGRLSRLLLAPPGLPGALVLPAPVGPLVLPAPAPA; encoded by the coding sequence GTCTGAGACACCCGGCCCTCCCAGCCTTCCGGCGACGCGGGCCCGCGCCCAGGGCAGGGCTGCCGGCCCGGTCGGGCTCCACCAGGAAGGGCCTCCTCAGCCAGCCGGGCCGAAGCCCGCGCCTCGGCGCAGGGAGGAGGGCGGCCGAAGCCCCCAACGGCCCCCGTGCGCTCAGCGGCCGCGGCGTGGCCGAGGGGGCGGGGCCAACGCCCATTGACCCGCCTCGGCCCTCTGCCCGCCCCCGCAACACGCTTATTGGCCAGAGCGGCGCCCGCGGGGTAGGCGGTGGCGGCGCCCCGCCCCGTCGCCTGCCCTTGAGAGGCGACGAGGAAGCGGCCGCCCCCCTGCGCCCCGCCTGCAGCGCGCTTGCGGGCCGGCTTTCCCGGCTCCTCCTGGCTCCTCCCGGCCTCCCCGGCGCTCTCGTGCTCCCGGCTCCTGTCGGCCCTCTCGTGCTCCCGGCTCCGGCCCCGGCGTAG